From Amyelois transitella isolate CPQ chromosome 2, ilAmyTran1.1, whole genome shotgun sequence:
tattgcatagaaatttacacagtaataagaaaatagtaagtacatcatagtattatcattattatacctactcaTTGAGCGAGACTGTACTTCGTAAAATTTTACGTTGAttcgttttaatttatattataattagggATTTTAACAATTGCGAATGTCATTAAAATGTCCTTTTTTATGCAAGCCTGTGTTTCTGTGgctattgtttaatttattttaaaatgctctatttttggtgaaattttaaatttaataattttgtggaTTCAAATATGCTTTTTAAATGTGCAAAAAGATGTATGGCAAGGAAAAGGCTAAGGTATTACCTAGTCTAAAATATTGACTAAGGTTGTATATCATCTCAAACCGAGACATTTTTCTGAGCGGAAATTTCGTGAGCTTTTGCATTATAATTAGTGATGTGTTGCATTTGTTTACGGTAACTTAATGCAATAGGTAATTCGACCACACATCACGTTAACCCAGACAAAGTCTCTATGTTGTGTCAATATGTAGGCCGGGGCGCCAAAAAGAAATGTACCAATCGTGTGTCGAAACCTTCAGTTGAATAGTTTTTGATTTCTTAGTTTTTCATTTGGTAAGTATTCTTTTAGAGTTATGTAAGAAGAGCCGCCTGGTCCTTCGTACGCAAGATTTTAGTCTCCAACCGACTACCGACAGGCCGTTTTGAGATCGTGTTCTTACACGAGTGACATCggtgatattatttttgccGGATGTAGATATTGAAAATTCTCTTTGATGGCACGGCACCTTACTGCATGCTGTATATATAATGTGTTGAATCCTATAATTCAGATCCGACTTCAATATCGTGTGCAGTAGGGACTGCCTGCTACATTCGTAAATGCAATAAACAACACCTATTAATTTGCGCCGCTCTCTTTGCGAAGAGGCTAAGTAAGTATTGTTAGTACTACGAAATATCAAAAAACATTCTTGAGACACTAAGTAAGAGGTATTTCAAGAAATCTGATGGCCAACTAGCACTAAAGCGCACGCCGTCGTGTAGTCTAGAGCACGTGGTACGCGATGACATCAAATAGTGGCACTGCGACTTGTTATAAACCCATTAGAGCaccaaaatgaaaaaaacctATTCATCCAAGATTCGACACTTACCAGTACATTTAATTCCAACAGATTTTACAGCCAGACACATATAGTTATCACGTTAACAGTCAGCCGTGTACACGGGCGCGAGGTCGAGCGTCAGAGTGCGCAGCGCGCGGTCGCGGGAGGCGGAGCGCGCGGCGCGGGACGACTTGATGATCTGCAGCACCATGGCCTTGCAGTCGTGGCACACCGCCATCTGCACGCCGCGCAGCCGCTCCGCCGCCGACGCGCCGGTCGCGCTGCGGCCGTAGCGCGCTCTACAATTAATTAGCGACCGAATTGTAAGTgtgcttgcatgaagtgagttatgaatgtggatgaagcgaaggaatacatacatacatatggtcacgtctatatcccttgcgggccacgttcagctatttggcttaatgatagaattgggattcaactagtgacaggttgctggcccatcgcctaaaaaagaatcccaagtttgtaagcctatcccttagtcgccttttacgacatccataggaaacagatggagtggtcctattcttttttgtattggtgccgggaaccacacggccttatgcagcgaaggaagtatgcagtgatcgtggcaagtggaaagaggtggtctctgcctacccctccgggaaagaggcgtgattttatgtatggtacgtatgtatgttataagtGTGCAGAGGGAAGTTAGACTTATTGTTCTCAAAAAGTTAACAGTCTTTTTATCCTAGAACTTTCTGGTACGGGAAAGTGCGCGACTgaacgggtggacatattcaGATTGTCCGAGAAGCCGAGCGCCGATACGCCGCAGACTATTCGTCAACTACATATCACAGACACTAACTTATGTTCTTACTgggagggaaaacatcgtgaagcAAGGGTACcagcaaaggttgcagagatCAGATTGgggtcgcttcatgtaaaaacctgagtcacccaatctaggatccatgaccaaaaggcataccccaggctcctctctagaatggtgaggatgcaaccgagacaaaatcaagaggaagaagaatgtAAGGTAGGAAGGGCAGGCTGAAAAGATCATGGAGACAAAGTGGAGAGAGAACAGTCGGAAGGCGGAACCCGTGCCCCGAAACGCTTCTATAGAGGGAGTAACCATGAACAcacagagatgagagagagagagagacgaAAATAACATATCAGTCACGCCAGTTACCTCCGATCGAGCGTGGAAGGCGGCGTCGCCAAGTGGCCGACAGGCATGCTCTCCGGGCCGGCGGGCGGCACGCTGAGCTCCGCGAAGCCCAGCGCCGAGCCGCCGCGCGAGCCGGGCGCCGAGCGCGCCGCCGGCCCGCCCGCAGCGGGAGCGCCGCGCCGGCCCGCCGCCGGGCTGCTCGGCGCGCTGCCCACGCTGTTCTCTACCATGCTCTGCGAGgaataaatacacataacaacatacatacatacatatggtcacgtctatgtccctcgcggggtagacagagccaacaagagcgaaaagactgaatggccacgttcagctgtttggcttaatggtaaaattgagattcacagaatagtgataggttgctagcccatcgtctaaaaaagaataccaagtttgtaagcctatcccttagtcgccttttacgacatccatgggaaaggagtggtcctattcttttttgtattggtgccgggaaccacacggcacaacaacTTTTGAAGAAATAGTTCAAcctccaatcgatatcctccATTTTTAAAGTCggataaatttctaaaaccttgACCCAAGTGCAGGAGAAATGGGAGGCCTTGCTCAGCAAAATAGATACACACAGactaaaaaagtattaaacagtataattaaaaaaaaaacaaaagagttAAGATACACGCAGTAACTCAAATAACACATTCAAAGTTCTTGATAAGTACCTTACTATACCTAAACACTAGTCCTGGTAGCCACTTTGGAAAAACTCACCGTATGCTCCGGAGACACGAGCCTCGACATGAGACTCCTGGGGAAGGAGGACTGCGCCTCGTCCTCCGGCGACGGCAGCAGCGACGGGCTCAGCAACACGACTGGCACGTGCGCGAAGTGCTCCGTCGGAATGCGCATCTGGGACAACATTACACTTTGATGATATGATGAtatgattgaaataaaatggGGGGTGAAAGCATAATATTTGAAatcctacataaaattaaatttgatgtaATATCCAGTTAGAGTAAAGCTGTTGTTACTGGTAATAAAATGGGGGGTGAAAGCATAATATTTGAATcccacataaaattaaatttgatgtaATATCCAGTTAGAGTAAAGCTGTTGTTACTGGTAATAAAATGGGGGGTGAAAGCACAATATTTGAatcctacataaaattaaatttgatgtaATATCCAGTTAGAGTAAAGCTGTTGTTACTGGTAATAAAATGGGGGGTGAAagcataatatttaaatcctacataaaattaaatttgatgtaATATCCAGTTAGAGTAAAGCTGTTGTTACTGGTAATAAAATGGGGGGTGAAagcataatatttaaatcctacataaaattaaatttgatgtaATATCCAGTTAGAGTAAAGCTGTTGTTACTGGTAATAAAATGGGGGGTGAAAGCATAATATTTGAATCcgacataaaattaaatttgatgtaATATCCAGTTAGAGTAAAGTTGTTACTGGTTGTTTCATATTTATCAAAACGAGTAAGATAGGCAGTTAATACAACAAAATCTAGCAAAATAACTTACCTTTGAACAACACTTTTGACAGACAGTCTTTTTGCACAATTTACATTTCTGACCCCAAGGGCCGAATATTCCGAATCTCGTCTTCAAACATAGGAAGCATacctgaaaaatattaaacaatgaaaataaattccaTAAATTACTTTACTGATACGAAAATCTGCATTTTTATAGACAGAATAAAAGTCATAATAACTTCTTcctaaataaagtaaaccCCTGTTCAGGACTAACTGCTGTTGactttacaaaaaacaataaaatcagACTATTTACCACTACTGAAGTCACTTCTCTTCAATATACGAAAAACAAGTCCCAGCCGGATACCGTAGAAAGAATTCCCTATTACTCACCCCCTCCTTCTCCTCCCCTCCTCCTTCAGGTCTTCATTGACCCTGCATTCCACAGGCATCACCTCCAAATCCACCTTGGTGAGCCCAAACCATATGTGGGCGATCTAATCCAGGGTGAGTGAAAAGTTGTCAAACATTATTTCTATATAATCTTCTACTCACCAGTCTCTTCTCCAATACTTCTTAGACCCTGCCTTTGACCGGCAGCACCTGCAAATCCGCCTTGGTGAACACCGACCTTATATAGACGGCCTGTTCAGGAGTGTGGGACAACCAGTCATACGTTGTCTCTTCAATCTTTTACTCACCCGTCTCTTCTCCACGTCTTCTTTGACCCTGCCTTCCACCGGCAGAACTTCTAACTCCGCCTTGGTGAGCACCGACCTGATGTGGACAATCTCCTCCAGGGTGAGAGACAACCGGTCATCGGACATTATGGCGTCCTGCCATTGTTTCTGGAACAACAATGTTTCGGTCAATGCTGTCATATAAAGACATTTTCAATTAGCTAATGGCAGATTttctaagaaaaaatatataccttgaTTCTTGCTGGGGAATTCCACCAAATAACGATGTTAAGAATGATGTGATTATAGTTAGCTGGCAGATGGTCCATAAAAGCGTTTGTGTACACTTTAATGAATATATCACTATTAGAATTGTTTCCCATACATGCAAAATGTACTTGTGAATGTTTTGTTTGAaagtttgaattaaaatctACTGGACTGACAACACGTActactaataatatatgtaacaaaaaatttaggACTTAATACTAAAGTATAACACTGAATCTATTCCCCAAAATGATTACTGTTGGATCTAACTAGCACTACTTACAATATTACCCACAAACAACTACTTTTAATGTCTAAGATTTTATACAAACGTtcaagaataaattaaattgcgATTTAATTTCActgataaagtaaaaaaatcattgtgCCAAGAAAACTTAAACACGTTTGtctaaaaacttaaaataagtcTTAAACAACAGACCAACAGATTAGTCAAACAATATATTCATCGCTCttctttttatgaatattccATAATTCCTCCGCCGATCTAAACTACGTTCTACTCACATGCGAGCCGTTGGGACTGCCACTAACCGACTTGATGAGCTCCTCCTGCAAGGAACTCCTGGACCAGGAGAGCTCTCCTAGTTGGGCGTCGGCGTCGCTGCTCGCGAGAGACGCTGCGCCGGCGCAGGACGCGCGGGAGCCTGGCCTGGagatgaataattaattttaattaaatgattaattaaataGGCCATAAAGTGGGTATATTGTGTACAATCTATTAGTAATTGgcgtatttataaatttagttagtatattgttttcgttatatttgtattttagcAGACGTCGCCACCAAACTTGATGAAGGTATGAATGATGTGATATGGTCAGGTACCAACTCACTAATCGTGTACACATTGGTCAAAAGGAAACCTAACCTGTGGTTAGacctatttttgttataattgaaatgtcctatgactatttttattgtatcgtAATTCTATCTTTATTCGGACCTTTGTCCGACGATCATACCTTGAGTGTGGCAACGAATGAGCGCCATCGGTGGGTGGGCAGGCTGCGTGCGTGACCGTGTGCCTTCTCATGGAAGCGCGCCGGGATGGGCACTGGGTGGCTAGGTCGTAAGCTGAAAATATTGAGGACAATGAAACACTACGACAAGTAAAAGTTGTAATAATACGTAAGCACATTGAATGAGATGAGTTTGAAAACAAAAGTGATTTGATTTCTAGAATCTATGTTATTTTGGTATTACGCGTGTTTAATGTTAACAGTGctgaaatttcaatttttacgTTCTTTATTACGTAAAAGATTATTATGACAATGATTCCTATATACATATTGCATGATAAatggtatttttaaaagattcaaAAGACGAAAAAAGAACAACGAAATAcaacatttctattttatctaCATCTAAATGAAgcaaaatttataacattttattatatttagggACATCGGAACAAGAATTTCCAAATTTCTTAACTTGTTTCAAAAACATACGTGATTGTTAGAAATGTGAAGAGCTTTGGTGAAGAAACACAACTGACACCTGTGAATCGTTAAggtgttttaaatattaatcgtAAAGGTGACTTGTGAAATACTTAGAATCCAGTGAAAGTCAAACTCTAAAATAAGTGCAACTATTATTCAGAAAAAGTTCCTGTGCCTAGCAAGTCGTATAAATTCTTTGCAAAGGTTCAGGTAACTTATGGTTCGTATTTAACAAACTTGTAaccttacaaaagaaaactttttctTACACATTTACATACAGTAGGTACTAAGttaggaaaatataaaaatatcgacTCCGACCTCCGTAGCATCAGAGCTAAGGTATCACCGGGAAAAAGGACATAaccaaaaagaattatttgatGTCGCCAGCCTCAGAATAGGTAAATTTTCAaggtattataattaattacagaCAAGATAACATGACGTAACTAAAATTTGTGAGATGATAAGCCAAACAgatctaaaattaaaacagagCAACGCAAAACATGACATCATGCTGAAAACACATGCTGTCATACATTCGAGGGTCTCGTCGCAAAACTGGTGGTATTCGTCGTGGGAAATCCTGGTACGTGGTGGGGCCCGTGGCGGGTCTTCTGTATCAGGAACGCCAATGTGAGGAGTGCATGAGGAACAGGACAGTGTGTTGAATTTAGTCAATGACATAAGTAGCTTTgcagaattaaatttttgagtCACATTTCTATATtgttttcttcatttaggcaACTGTTTGTTAATATAAGGATGTTTTAGTAGTATTAATCTGTACTTGATTATATCTTTCTAATCTGactaaaataagtattataaagtaaattatttttgtaaaagcaCAATATTGTGGTGCATGCGTATGCAGTATGCGCCAAATTGTAGGTATTCTTGATTGTTCTTACGTCTTCCAagaatagtatttttattaaatttgtttgaaaataccCTACAGCTAATCTAATTTTAGTGCCATCGTCGTTTTTCAAAAGTCTTGGTCTTCCATCATCCTTAAGAACTGTCACTATAGTCTGAAAAGACAATACACCGTGAGCTTGAAGTCTGTTATCCACAATAGGATCATTAAGAGTGTTACTCACCAGTTCTTTTCCAGGGTTTGGGTGGCTGTGGGGCCGTATGCCTTGGGAACGGCTGGGGCGCGAGGACCTCTGGACTGGCACAGGTTTCTGTATCATCCTCATCTTCGTCGTCCTGAAACAATGTTGCCAGttcatgttttaattttgctctTAGGTTATGAGGATTTTAAAGTTAtggtgtaattatttttttaaatttctattctTAAACAATTTCCACGAAAATTTAAAGtatcaattatattaaaactaactttcgggtttataatattaacgcAAATTGCCATAACAGCTCTTCGTTAGCACAACACTTATATGGAAAAATGTCCCAATGCaattacacattcagttactCATTTTATCGTTCAAAGTGAAGTAGGCTCCAAAATGTTGCAatgattttgtaatatttactaACATAACTAGCGCCGCCATATTTTGCATAGATCTCGATTATAATCACCCTCCCTTCACCACGTTTCTCAACTGTCTAGCTCCTTAACaggttataataaataagcaaacgTAAAGCCAAAATTGGAGGTTTGGTCAAAAAAGTGGTGTTATAGTTTAACCTATTACAGAAATGTAGAAATAATGTgtgtagtacctacatatctaCTTACATCGCTGGTATATCCTTAATTGTTAATGTAATTTCCTAGGTGCTACGTAATATAACTAAAactgaaattattaaagataataaagaAGTGAATGTTAAATTGAGAATGTATGTGTCTATCTCTTGTAGGTGCATTATGGATCCTATTTTAAAGACCTTATTTATGAGTAATTTTCTAGTATTATATCGGCACAGAGTAAAAGGATAGTTTGTGATGtttttcaacaaatttaaCTTCGCactaaaatacaaacattcaATGGAGAGTAGAACCACAGAACGTCTTCTTTCTTGGCAGCCAGTTTCTCAGAAAACTAACTGAGTCATCGACCTAGCCCAGTAAAGTCAATGATGCAATTGTAAGCACTTTATGAATTTCTTTCGCGGTAATCGCGTTTTGCACGACATGATGGAATTCGTAGTTACCTAGTTTCTttgatatttgaaaaaagtaccacacatataatcacgcctatatacgccttgccgggtagacagagccaacagactcgaACACTTCACACCACTTCGAGTAACAAACCCATAAAATTGGCATGCATTCGTTAACTAATTAACTTTTGCTACGCCAAAACCATCTAACTGACAAACATAACGTAGTTGTAtagaaaaacatacaaaacatatcacatatatacatacacacaataTCTAGCGAAATGACCTTACAGGTCATACATAGGTTGGTGAAAGTTGTGGAATGGACCTTAAATGTCAAAGTTGGAAGGCACTGCGCCGCACTCCATTGCATAAGATGCACGGATGCAGGTGAAACACAATGGAACCTGTCTTGAATCTGTAGCTTTTGCTTGTGTAATGTATAAACATACAGATATTTGAAAGTGCTACTCGTATTTTGAGAAGAAATTATTACCTAGTTTGTGTATTAAGGGAAGAAAATTTGGCATTGAAAATCACTTACATAAGTACCTTGTTcttgtttcattttttattaatgaaataaactcCGTTACGAGCACGAATAATGCGCGATTATTTGcatcttttcctttttttttttaataaaaagaaatataactaAGTAGTCTATAATAAAGCTGGGTACACACTAAATCCAAATGTTAtgaatatagaatagaatataataataaccaaaaaatatgCTCGTTCTGCTTATAAATTAGATGACGCAATGACAGAAAATTACTGACAGTTATAAaggcaatagaaaaaataaaataaaggaatcTTCGTTTTTCATCTGTGGCACGTTCCATCTTTAAATCGTTCCGGCGGCTCCTTGAAACGTAATTCCATACGAGTTTCTTTGAAGAATGGCGGCAATAATCTTGTTTATTAATGAGCTGGCATATAGCCAAACAAGGACAGCACGTGAAGGTAGTAGTAACATCTCATTTTTGGCAGATCGCCAGCGATTATGACCTTATAGATGTGTTGTATAGCATGTTCATCATTACATAAATGTCTTTTTCGTGCCCAATGCGTTcaattagtaaaaatatatttccgaTGCTTGCGgtctttttaataaactcaATTGAACAAATATTGCCTCGGGCTCCTTTCATTGCATTGCAACCGGCTTATTGGCCGTTCTAAAGTTTGTCCCACTTTtgaaagtaagtaggtatgtatgtggcACACGCGAAGAATTAGAGTAGGCCGAAAAATAATACGAAGGTTCTTCAACTTTATGGCATTATAAATAAGGCACTTGTTCGCAGAAGAATGCAGTTTTAGCATGCGTTATGCGACAATGGGAACCAAAACCGGTACGTTGCATGTCTGCCTGAATGGAGTTTTTGTTGGGGGCTGGTTTTCTATGAGAAACATGCATCACATGTTTTTTGACTGGTTTATTTTTAGAGGATGCTCTACATAGAAGTAAATCTTTGATTATGCctggtaattaaaaaaaaagaaacctaaGCATGAGGAAGAAACaatgattaattgtatatgGTAGTGACTATTTTAAACTGGAAACAACAGATACATGCATTTTAATGATATGTATTTAATCgagaaattatataaacattgtataataattaatcccGATTGTTTATCAGACGAATAACATTGTTAGGGCACATTAAAAGCCGTTCAATTCAATAGAAAGTTTACTGAAGTTTTGTAACATGAGCACTTATTTATAACCTACTTATATAAAGAATGATATGAAGTCAAATCCTAAGTCAATCACCCggagcaaaaaaaatatccaagtATCCAAAACTATTGTTCCGATGAAACAAACAGATATTTCATGGAAATTGACCTAAACTGTGTCTTGTTTATACAAGTGTAACGGTTTGTTATGAAGGATACGCGAGTACCGTTAATTTCGTCGAGGCACTTTAATTGGCAAGTATTTAGACTGgcactagtttttttttggcaaCGAAGATGTTTACACTTTTGAATAATtatagcgggagcgatgatttggctcgaccgccaccataGGGAAgttcttccgccaggctaggtgttatgcctggggaaccgtggttccgacgatgttgtgtcggagttTGTacatatgctccaatccgtgaaatctttgcttgcgcgatttagacttttcgctgatagcgtcgcgtgattttgtttttgtaacaatGATTGATTGAGTGATAATCATTCTCCTAGAATTATTCTCGGTTGCATCCTAATCTCTCTGGGGACCGGCGGATGCATTTGATCGTGATTCTAGATTGCCTAAGTTAGATCTGTAATCCTCTGTATTCTCcggaaacatttatttatttccttatgtacacaaaattatgtaCAGGAGCATTTTATACAGTAATTGCAGTACACAGTAAgatgctacttatttcaatagacatctcttccagtagaaacgtgagaggagagatgaataTTGGAGCAGTATTGCGTAACATCTTTCGTTTCTGTGTTCCAGTTTGCTTCCTGGCTATACTTAGACCCGGTTACCTCACCACTCTGAAAAGGAGGCCGGAGTTTGCCCTTAAAGCCTCCTTGAATTGGGTGAATCAGATCTATAAATGAAGCGATTCCCGTCCAACCTCTGCAATTTTTGCATAGAAACCAGaccaatattaaatattaccaTATAATACGTAAACATCTTTCCTTTCAGTATTTGACTATCTGtttaatttcgtaaaaagGAACGGAAACATGTAACAGGAAGCTAGATAAGCGCGTTGATTTATCGAATGAACGCATACGACATTTAGCATGTATTAATGAGGTCTATATTAGATGAGTCTCccgattaatttatttgatcaatttatctaaattaaatgttaacatTGTAAGCTCTGATATTGTAGAATTCGCTGCGCTAATTGTAAATATCAATAGCAAGTGATTACAATAACAGTATGAATTAATTCAGATACACATGTGGTGAGCTCTCTTCCTCAAGGTTGTCTGTCACCTTACACCTCACTGAACCTCTTGATGACTAGTCACCGAAACTGTATCTATCTCCCTAAATATTACAccacagttttatttataaagatatttttacgaGTACCGACGTCGTTCTACCATCGTGCCATTTCAAAAGCTTTTTATTCGCGACGGAGGTTTTCCTCAGTTTTGTTCGTCGGTGTTGAGGAGGCCTTGTGTGACTGGGCCCTTAGCCTGCGTACTAAATCATAGCGTCGAAGCAATTTGAGCTTTACTCATTTGGCTTAGTGCCAAAAGCTGCTTGACATGGCTTCGTAGCGTATCCGATACAACTTCAGAATAAGCGCCCTGAATGTAAGCGTTGATGTATCGGCGTTCGGTAACTTGCTTGTATTTTTTACGTCATGACTGGTTATCAGTAGCATACCGACTTCAGTTGATTTTATTGCATCGTATAATTCTTATTGACAAG
This genomic window contains:
- the LOC106128974 gene encoding protein spire isoform X2; this encodes MTGCDDGDDEEELGVLSEESETSECGRADTDDEGIERDAEPAPRRRRRRRRFTLKDVVERCVWHCGGGGRCARDAAAAHYRAVCRALVAEALELASFLARVKVGGARDMGAAEDSATHLDTLQFSDWARFWMQVIGELRMGVKLKKVNYSRTPIEYELTPYEILMDDIRSRRYTLRKVDGAIPQSVKKDAHAMILEFIRSRPPLKKASERKLPPPRREVTPREQLLASIQVGRQLRPTPYSRRLSTSGSGSGPGGGEARRGGDVTPHAQPQRRLIKVDFDNLEDDEDEDDTETCASPEVLAPQPFPRHTAPQPPKPWKRTAYDLATQCPSRRASMRRHTVTHAACPPTDGAHSLPHSRPGSRASCAGAASLASSDADAQLGELSWSRSSLQEELIKSVSGSPNGSHKQWQDAIMSDDRLSLTLEEIVHIRSVLTKAELEVLPVEGRVKEDVEKRRVCFLCLKTRFGIFGPWGQKCKLCKKTVCQKCCSKMRIPTEHFAHVPVVLLSPSLLPSPEDEAQSSFPRSLMSRLVSPEHTSMVENSVGSAPSSPAAGRRGAPAAGGPAARSAPGSRGGSALGFAELSVPPAGPESMPVGHLATPPSTLDRRARYGRSATGASAAERLRGVQMAVCHDCKAMVLQIIKSSRAARSASRDRALRTLTLDLAPVYTADC